The following proteins are co-located in the Bufo gargarizans isolate SCDJY-AF-19 unplaced genomic scaffold, ASM1485885v1 original_scaffold_1838_pilon, whole genome shotgun sequence genome:
- the TOP1MT gene encoding DNA topoisomerase I, mitochondrial — protein MFSNGCRLLCVLLRTRCSARPGRRLLTAIALKVKSCQPAARHWWEEKNHEDGVKWKFLDHRGPFFAPPYEPLPDDVTFYYDGQPMKLSPAAEEVATFYGKMLDHEYTSKEIFQNNFFTDWRTQMTKDERKIIKHLEKCNFSEIHKYFFDKNEARKALPKEEKQKLKVEASKIQEEYGFCTLDGHREKIGNFKIEPPGLFRGRGDHPKMGMLKLRIRPEDVIINCSRDSKVPEPPPGHRWKEVRFDNTVTWLASWTENIQGSIKYIMLNPSSKLKGEKDWQKYETARRLKNVVDQIRSQYRLDWKSREMKKRQRAVALYFIDKLALRAGNEKEEGETADTVGCCSLRVEHIKLFPEMDGQQYVVEFDFLGKDSIRYYNKVPVEKEVFKNLKLFLENKNPDDDLFDRLNTSIVNKHLQDLMDGLTAKVFRTYNASITLQNQLKELTNEDDSVPAKILSYNRANRAVALLCNHQRAPPKTFEKSMQNLQAKIDAKEQQLKDAKKELKKAKADYKAHKNDRNQKEMEKKKKQCERLEEQLMKLKLQATDKEENKQIALGTSKLNYLDPRITVAWCKKYGVPIEKIYNKTQRDKFAWAIDMTNEDFEF, from the exons ATGTTCAGCAATGGCTGCAGACTGCTGTGTGTGCTGCTCAGGACCCGCTGCTCTGCCCGGCCGGGACGGAGGCTTCTGACGGCGATCGCCCTGAAAGTGAAGAGCTGCCAGCCGGCCGCCCGACACTG GTGGGAGGAGAAGAATCACGAAGACGGCGTGAAATGGAAGTTCCTGGACCATCGAGGGCCGTTCTTTGCGCCTCCATACGAGCCGCTTCCAGACGACGTGACGTTCTATTATGATG GACAGCCGATGAAGCTGAGCCCGGCAGCCGAGGAGGTCGCCACCTTCTACGGGAAGATGCTGGATCACGAATACACTAGCAAGGAGATATTTCAGAACAATTTCTTCACGGACTGGAGGACT caaatgacCAAAGACGAGCGGAAGATTATAAAGCACCTGGAGAAATGTAACTTCTCGGAGATACACAAGTATTTCTTTGATAAGAACGAGGCTCGCAAAGCTTTACCCAAAGAGGAGAAGCAG AAATTGAAGGTAGAGGCCAGTAAGATTCAGGAGGAGTATGGATTCTGTACTCTGGATGGACATCGAGAGAAGATTGGGAACTTCAAGATTGAGCCCCCGGGACTCTTCCGAGGCCGCGGGGATCACCCCAAAATGGGAATGTTAAAGCTGAGGATAAGGCCGGAAGACGTCATCATAAACTGCAGCAG GGACTCCAAGGTCCCGGAGCCTCCCCCCGGTCACAGGTGGAAGGAAGTGCGCTTTGACAATACGGTCACCTGGCTGGCGTCCTGGACGGAGAACATTCAGGGATCCATCAAGTACATTATGCTAAACCCAAGCTCCAAACTGAAG ggggagAAGGACTGGCAGAAGTACGAGACCGCGCGCCGTCTGAAGAATGTGGTCGATCAGATCCGATCTCAGTATCGTCTGGACTGGAAATCCCGCGAGATGAAGAAGCGGCAGAGAGCGGTGGCGCTGTACTTTATTGATAAG CTGGCTCTCAGGGCGGGCAATGAGAAGGAGGAGGGCGAGACGGCAGACACGGTGGGCTGCTGCTCCCTGAGGGTGGAGCACATCAAGCTGTTTCCGGAGATGGACGGCCAGCAGTATGTGGTGGAGTTCGACTTCTTGGGAAAAGATTCAATCCGATATTACAACAAGGTCCCTGTCGAGAAGGAG GTCTTCAAGAACCTAAAGCTGTTCTTAGAGAATAAGAACCCGGATGACGACCTGTTTGACCGGCTGAAT ACCAGCATCGTTAACAAGCACCTCCAGGACCTGATGGACGGACTCACCGCCAAAGTGTTCAGGACCTACAACGCCTCAATCACGCTGCAGAACCAGCTGAAGGAGCTCACCAATG AGGATGACAGCGTACCAGCAAAGATTCTTTCTTATAACCGTGCAAATCGAGCTGTAGCACTTCTGTGTAACCACCAGAGGGCGCCACCGAAAACATTCGAAAAATCAATGCAAAATCTTCAAGCAAAG ATTGATGCAAAGGAGCAGCAGCTAAAAGATGCCAAGAAGGAGCTGAAAAAGGCTAAAGCTGACTACAAAGCTCACAAGAATGACCGGAACCAGAA GGAGATGGAGAAAAAGAAGAAGCAGTGCGAGCGGCTGGAGGAGCAGCTCATGAAACTGAAGCTTCAGGCCACAGACAAGGAAGAAAACAAGCAAATTGCTCTGGGCACGTCTAAGCTGAACTATCTGGACCCCAGGATAACTGTGGCCTG GTGTAAGAAGTATGGCGTACCCATCGAGAAGATTTACAACAAGACGCAGAGAGATAAGTTTGCCTGGGCCATTGACATGACCAATGAAGACTTTGAGTTTTAA
- the LOC122923730 gene encoding pre-mRNA-splicing factor 38B-like: MPEVILVSPCPRLPVTSSVFDENSNYLLQEESESKHCRDKEGQNDPAEQQVFLSCRISAQESDVPPVQSTDGRNDHMVQSEDPVDHKEEPKEYKIAEDNKDLKENSLEEAAHSSRNGDQRSRADKKPKEHNEVKKKDRHEGKDKRDSEKDKSQEKTTDRVKAEEQEQKKASYAKEQKDRSKSKEDGHKDGHKDRSKSKEDGHKDRSKEVGHKDRSKSKEDGHKNRSKEDGHKDRSKSNEEKHKDRSKEDRHKASGQSKHQVKEETPDTHALHKDNGKDTKAGVLKMTLVDLDLFQEALTDDKRHKLKDSTKGKSLDKKTSGEKQKDQHKKSDKDTKRHHSEETKGIKRELEEVVVEAEQKKSKVDPEKDEKVQEKEKSRSKASKKRKNAEDEEGDTKAKRTKEAKQKEEDSKWKW, translated from the exons ATGCCAGAGGTAATCTTGGTGTCTCCCTGTCCTAGGCTGCCCGTAACGTCCTCCGTATTCGACGAGAACAGCAACTACTTACTGCAAGAGGAATCTGAGAGCAAGCATTGCAGAGACAAGGAAGG GCAGAACGACCCAGCGGAGCAGCAAGTG TTCTTGTCTTGTAGGATTTCTGCACAGGAAAGTGATGTCCCACCCGTCCAGAGCACTGATGGAAGAAACGACCATATGGTTCAGTCAGAGGACCCTGTAGATCATAAGGAAGAACCCAAAGAGTATAAGATTGCTGAAGATAACAAAGACCTTAAGGAAAACAGTCTGGAGGAAGCCGCACACTCCTCTCGAAATGGAGACCAGAGGAGCAGAGCGGACAAAAAGCCGAAGGAGCATAATGAAGTAAAGAAGAAAGATCGCCACGAGGGTAAAGACAAGAGGGACTCTGAGAAGGACAAATCGCAGGAGAAAACCACAGACAGAGTAAAGGCGGAAGAACAGGAGCAGAAGAAGGCAAGTTATGCAAAGGAGCAAAAGGACCGCTCCAAGTCCAAGGAGGACGGACACAAGGATGGACACAAGGACCGCTCCAAGTCCAAGGAGGATGGACACAAGGACCGCTCCAAGGAGGTTGGACACAAGGACCGCTCCAAGTCCAAGGAGGATGGACACAAGAACCGCTCCAAGGAGGATGGACACAAGGACCGTTCCAAGTCCAATGAAGAAAAACACAAGGACCGCTCCAAGGAAGACAGACACAAGGCCTCTGGGCAGAGCAAGCACCAGGTAAAGGAGGAAACTCCAGACACCCATGCACTTCACAAAGACAATGGAAAGGACACAAAGGCTGGAGTTCTGAAGATGACCCTAGTGGATCTGGACCTGTTTCAGGAAGCCCTGACCGATGATAAGAGGCACAAGTTGAAGGACAGCACCAAGGGGAAGTCCCTGGACAAGAAAACATCTGGCGAAAAGCAAAAGGATCAGCACAAAAAGAGTGATAAAGACACTAAAAGGCATCACAGTGAGGAAACAAAAGGTATAAAGAGAGAACTGGAAGAAGTAGTAGTGGAGGCAGAACAGAAGAAATCAAAGGTGGATCCCGAGAAAGACGAGAAGGTCCAGGAGAAGGAGAAATCAAGGAGCAAAGCAAGCAAAAAGAGGAAGAATGCAGAAGACGAGGAAGGAGACACCAAAGCCAAGAGGACCAAGGAGGCCAAGCAGAAAGAGGAGGACTCCAAGTGGAAGTGGTGA